The sequence TCATCACATATTTTACCGCAGGGGTAAAGGAAGTTCGCGCGTGGACAGTTCTTAAAGGCTCCACCGCACCGGAAGCGGCGGGAAAGATTCACACCGATTTCATAAAGGGATTCATCCGGGCTGAGGTGACCGCTTACGATGATTACGTCGCCTGCGGAGGAGAGCAGGGGGCCAAGGAAAAGGGGAAGATGCGCCTGGAGGGGAAAGAGTACATCGTAAAGGACGGCGACGTCATTTATTTCCGGGTCAACGCTTAAAACCTGTAAGTGCTTTAGTCGACAAGATCCAGAATCGTCAGTATCTGATAGATCATCGATCTTTTCTCCGGTTTCTGTTTCTTTATCAGTTCCAGAATTTTTTCAAGCTTGATATCGGGGAGTTTCTGGGAGGCCTTTGGATCCAGATCTGAAAAGAGAAAAAGTTTGTAGACCTCTGTGTTAAAGCCCCGCGCAATTTTTTCAATATTGTTAATGGTGAGGTTTCTTTCACCTCGTTCCACGGCCCCTATGTATGCGGGCTCTAGCCTGGATTTTTTTGCGAGCTTCTTTTGGGTTAATCCGTGGATCTTCCTTAGCTGCTTCATTCTTTTTCCAAAATTTATATTAAGTTTTTCCATGTTGTACATTTTTCTTTTGGGTGGTTGATGTTACTAAAAATATTTCATACGGCATCCCGACTGTATTATTTGGCAATTAACTTGGTTTCAAAAGCTGGAATTTTTTTTTATTGTAAAACAGACCCATTTTTCCCATTAGTCTATAGAGAATTGAATAAAATTAAAAATATTGGCAATATATATATATTTTAGTGTTGCATTTTAATACATATATGATGTATATTAACGGTTTGTATAACTGGTTATGTATATTTTCGGGGGTGATCTTGCGTTTCATGCTGGAATTTCGGCTATCGATTATTGCGGATCCAGTATTTGACTTTTTAATGAACGAGAACGGGAAAAATTAACGGGGAGCAACAATACCAATCGAATGAAAACGGAAGATTATCAAATTCTGTTTTCATTTTTTTTACATTAATGAAGATGAAATGTTTGTAAATACTGAAAACGAAGAAGAACCGGAAGAGTACCCATTATTTGAAAATAAAAAGGTGCTTGTTATCGATAACAGCTGGGTTCAAAGAATATTTTTGAAGCTGT comes from Nitrospinota bacterium and encodes:
- a CDS encoding helix-turn-helix transcriptional regulator, with translation MKQLRKIHGLTQKKLAKKSRLEPAYIGAVERGERNLTINNIEKIARGFNTEVYKLFLFSDLDPKASQKLPDIKLEKILELIKKQKPEKRSMIYQILTILDLVD